One window of the Nicotiana tabacum cultivar K326 chromosome 4, ASM71507v2, whole genome shotgun sequence genome contains the following:
- the LOC107816305 gene encoding putative inactive receptor-like protein kinase At3g56050: protein MNEYWKFSKHGLLVFALFLCFVNQKLSFCWSLNDEGLALLRFRERVENDPFGALSNWKDNEMENPCSWFGVGCFNGNVVALDLKDLHLCGTLAPDLASLVHLSIIILRNNSFSGVIPDEIAKLKKLEILDLGYNNFSQPLPSDLCNNPSLEILLLDNNELFSNVFPGTDSLQMVPDVQANNNHFSGAQPMSPTNGRLILRSTTAFGDVAGRKLQQVSSFSLLNNFRKQFQPAPPKVGVKNNAPSSSPSPAPSPSLSPSPTPSITAKPHLAPSPTSSSSSSPSSLPSPAKNPSGRENSRRSHHRVLILSAAIGGPILLFVLITGAIFFRSNKIAVVKPWATGLSGQLQRAFVTGVPKLKRLELEAACEDFSNVIGSSSVCTLYKGTLSSGVEIAVISRTVESAKDWSKDMEAQFRKKIDTMSKVNHKNFVSLLGYCEEEEPFTRMMVFEYAPNGTLFEYLHIREAEHLDWGMRMRIAMGMTYCLEHMHNLSPSLPHKNLTSSAVYLTEDYAAKISDFGFWNETAAAETGLSPESNVYSFGVILFEMMTGRLPYSANSGSLDDWAADYLREGQTLREMVDPTLNSFQEEQLERIADVIKMCVHPEPRQRPTMREVSGRLREITGIGPDGAIPRLSPLWWAELEIISTEAC, encoded by the exons ATGAATGAGTACTGGAAATTCAGTAAGCATGGTTTGTTGGTTTTTGCTCTCTTCTTGTGTTTTGTGAATCAGAAATTGAGTTTCTGTTGGTCCCTCAACGATGAAG GTTTGGCACTGCTGAGATTTAGGGAGAGAGTGGAGAATGACCCATTTGGGGCTTTGTCGAATTGGAAAGACAATGAAATGGAAAATCCGTGTTCTTGGTTTGGAGTTGGGTGCTTTAATGGAAATGTTGTGGCTCT GGACTTGAAAGATCTCCATCTCTGTGGTACTCTAGCTCCTGATCTCGCGAGCTTGGTTCACTTGAGCATTAT AATTTTACGTAACAACTCCTTTTCTGGGGTCATACCCGACGAGATTGCAAAGCTAAAAAAATTGGAGATTCTGGACCTTGGATATAATAACTTTAGTCAGCCGCTGCCTTCTGACCTTTGCAATAATCCCTCTCTAGAAATCCT TTTATTAGACAACAATGAGCTGTTTAGCAACGTATTTCCTGGAACCGATAGTCTTCAAATGGTCCCAGATGTTCAAGCAAATAACAATCACTTTTCCGGAGCCCAACCTATGTCACCTACCAATGGAAGATTGATATTAAG GAGTACAACAGCATTTGGAGATGTAGCTGGAAGAAAATTACAACAAGTGTCGTCTTTTTCTCTCCTGAATAACTTCCGGAAGCAATTTCAGCCAGCTCCTCCTAAAGTTGGGGTTAAGAACAATGCGCCTTCATCCTCCCCATCTCCAGCTCCGAGTCCTTCTCTTTCCCCATCTCCTACACCGTCAATTACTGCAAAACCTCACCTGGCTCCTTCACCAacatcctcttcttcttcttctccatcttcACTCCCCAGTCCTGCAAAGAACCCAAGTGGACGTGAAAATTCCAGACGAAGTCATCATCGAGTTTTAATATTGTCTGCAGCTATAGGAGGTCCCATTCTACTGTTCGTATTGATAACTGGCGCAATCTTCTTTCGAAGCAACAAAATAGCTGTTGTAAAACCTTGGGCCACTGGTTTGAGTGGTCAGTTACAGAGAGCATTTGTTACTG GTGTGCCAAAGCTGAAGAGATTAGAGCTTGAAGCAGCCTGTGAAGATTTCAGCAACGTAATCGGTTCCTCATCTGTTTGCACACTATATAAAGGCACATTATCTAGTGGAGTTGAGATAGCTGTGATCTCTCGTACAGTGGAATCTGCTAAGGATTGGTCAAAAGATATGGAAGCCCAATTCAGGAAAAAG ATTGATACAATGTCCAAAGTCAATCACAAGAACTTTGTCAGCCTTCTCGGTTATTGTGAAGAAGAGGAGCCATTTACCAGAATGATGGTTTTTGAGTATGCTCCTAATGGGACACTCTTTGAATATCTACATA TAAGGGAAGCTGAACACTTGGACTGGGGAATGCGAATGAGGATAGCAATGGGCATGACATACTGCCTTGAGCACATGCACAATTTATCGCCATCGTTACCCCATAAAAACTTGACCTCCTCCGCGGTGTACCTCACAGAGGACTATGCAGCCAAAATATCGGATTTTGGATTCTGGAACGAGACAGCTGCAGCTGAAACGGGGTTGAGTCCAGAAAGTAATGTTTACAGCTTTGGTGTCATTTTATTTGAGATGATGACCGGTAGGCTGCCTTACTCGGCAAACAGCGGCTCTCTTGACGACTGGGCAGCAGACTATCTAAGAGAAGGACAAACCCTGAGGGAAATGGTGGATCCAACTTTAAATTCTTTCCAAGAGGAACAGCTAGAGAGGATAGCTGATGTGATTAAAATGTGTGTACATCCTGAGCCAAGACAACGACCGACGATGAGAGAGGTTTCGGGCAGATTGAGAGAGATAACAGGTATAGGACCAGATGGGGCAATCCCAAGACTCTCTCCTCTATGGTGGGCTGAGCTTGAGATTATATCAACAGAGGCTTGTTAA
- the LOC107816307 gene encoding non-classical arabinogalactan protein 30-like produces the protein MASSQLILIVSLLFALAIPLTTAYKKAPAKPVEKTAQVVVEGMVYCQSCDNYGSWSLSGAKPIAAAKVSVICKNYMKRVSYYKAFQTDKNGYLFAELDGFKMGHSYLDHPLHSCRVKLVSSPLENCNVFTNVNYGLTGAPLRFLDKTLRRSNYEAVIYAAGPFAFRPAYCPPKPEY, from the coding sequence ATGGCAAGCAGCCAACTTATCCTGATCGTCTCTTTGCTCTTTGCATTAGCCATTCCACTGACAACCGCTTATAAAAAAGCCCCAGCTAAGCCTGTAGAGAAGACTGCGCAAGTGGTGGTTGAAGGCATGGTTTACTGCCAGAGCTGTGATAACTATGGATCATGGTCTCTCTCAGGTGCTAAGCCCATCGCAGCAGCTAAAGTTAGTGTTATCTGCAAAAATTACATGAAAAGAGTAAGCTACTATAAGGCATTTCAAACGGATAAAAATGGCTACTTATTTGCAGAGCTGGATGGCTTCAAAATGGGGCATTCTTATCTTGACCATCCTCTCCATTCATGCCGTGTGAAACTTGTCTCCTCTCCTCTTGAAAACTGCAATGTCTTCACTAATGTCAACTATGGACTCACCGGCGCTCCACTCCGATTTTTAGACAAAACATTGAGGCGGAGTAATTATGAGGCTGTGATTTATGCTGCAGGCCCCTTTGCTTTCCGACCAGCTTACTGCCCTCCTAAACCAGAGTATTAA
- the LOC107816306 gene encoding uncharacterized protein LOC107816306 — protein MSITTSMQYNDLFSSLVSDIKSYNGKDPLCPWLRGIKKMKESLPPQLLKEKLPRFLQKCAQTFETDRRYANDMRYLRVWLRLMEYVDEPKTVLKTMELNRIGMKKSAFYIAYALYYEKVKKFEAAEKMYRLGVQNLAEPLDELHKSYEEFLHRMEHRKNKRIQRQEGKNKICPLGAKNITSKNNEIEENDENLSGTENNPISIRDQLPTTRSKHLNMKNKVAISQGSRREFTSEDTVVVKFVGNAIVGKSAVEDARHHGLVEPTINTKEAIYAINNMFRGPLEPSLAGKHSRRNQPKVDQRLNNGFEVFIDENTDGVVGSSHQTLANGSSVPQATTVKTQEPMQEPFLIFIDDDNTGDVIEGIHEKDKSDMDNTDNLTGCTIEERIENGFVFPRPSDVTSECSGDPNFERPPQTRLRREDTVVYKFVGSTISEESQVENVCHHGLVEPTINLKEAMDDINSMFGKPIEFTRKSRPKKREQAPKMERDDSGFMILPDDEIHHQPKSSLPTSTAERGSDLFEQTVCTKEAMDDINKMFAMPLDF, from the exons ATGTCAATTACTACTTCAATGCAGTACAATGACCTCTTCTCTTCTCTGGTCTCTGACATTAAATCCTACAATGGCAAAGACCCTCTTTGCCCTTGGCTCCG aggaataaagaaaatgaaagagTCATTACCTCCGCAGCTGCTTAAGGAGAAACTGCCACGTTTTCTTCAGAAATGTGCACAGACTTTTGAGACCGATCGCCGTTATGCTAATGATATGCGTTATCTTCGTGTCTGGTTACGACTg ATGGAATATGTGGATGAGCCAAAAACGGTACTAAAAACCATGGAGTTGAATCGTATCGGGATGAAAAAATCTGCGTTTTACATAGCATATGCTCTTTATTATGAAAAGGTTAAAAAGTTTGAGGCGGCGGAGAAGATGTACCGTTTGGGCGTGCAGAA CCTTGCAGAGCCACTTGATGAGTTACATAAATCATATGAGGAGTTTCTTCATCGCATGGAACATCGTAAGAATAAGAGGATACAG CGCCaagaaggaaaaaataaaatatgtccTCTTGGTGCTAAAAACATCACTTCGAAGAACAATGAGATTGAGGAAAATGATGAGAATTTAAGTGGAACAGAAAACAATCCTATCAGCATCAGGGATCAGTTACCCACCACACGATCCAAGCATTTAAATATGAAAAACAAGGTTGCCATTTCACAGGGCTCCAGGAGAGAGTTTACCAGTGAAGATACAGTAGTTGTTAAATTTGTTGGTAATGCCATTGTTGGGAAGTCTGCTGTGGAAGATGCACGACATCATGGTCTGGTGGAACCTACCATTAATACGAAGGAGGCCATATATGCAATTAATAACATGTTTCGAGGGCCATTAGAGCCTTCTCTGGCTGGCAAACATTCACGTCGAAACCAGCCAAAAGTTGATCAGAGATTAAACAATGGTTTTGAAGTATTTATTGATGAAAACACAGATGGTGTTGTTGGATCATCTCACCAAACCTTGGCAAATGGTTCATCGGTGCCACAAGCCACTACAGTTAAAACTCAAGAGCCCATGCAGGAGCCATTTCTGATATTCATTGATGATGACAACACCGGCGATGTGATTGAGGGAATTCATGAGAAGGATAAGTCAGATATGGATAACACTGACAATTTGACTGGATGTACTATTGAAGAGAGGATTGAGAACGGTTTTGTGTTTCCGCGTCCTTCTGATGTTACTTCAGAATGTTCTGGAGATCCAAATTTTGAAAGGCCACCTCAAACAAGACTCCGTAGGGAGGACACAGTTGTATACAAATTTGTAGGTTCCACCATTTCAGAAGAATCACAGGTCGAAAATGTTTGCCATCATGGCCTCGTAGAACCAACAATTAACTTGAAGGAGGCTATGGATGATATTAATAGCATGTTCGGAAAGCCAATCGAGTTTACAAGGAAAAGCAGGCCAAAGAAACGGGAACAAGCACCTAAGATGGAGAGAGATGACAGTGGGTTCATGATACTTCCAGATGATGAGATACACCATCAACCAAAGAGTTCCCTGCCAACTTCCACGGCAGAAAGGGGAAGTGACTTGTTCGAGCAAACTGTGTGCACAAAGGAGGCAATGGATGACATAAATAAAATGTTTGCAATGCCATTGGATTTCTAA